In Salisediminibacterium beveridgei, one DNA window encodes the following:
- the ppx gene encoding exopolyphosphatase, whose product MDRQAIGIIDIGSNSIRFVIYEVDEDACFKETQNLKVSARLSSYIDDTGEMSSEGIEMILHTLDEFNRASTGYNLTEVRAVATAAVRNAINQDEILEAVNTKGAFSIEVLSDYQEAYYGYLAVTNSTTLTEGITIDIGGGSTEITYFKDRELKQYHSFPFGAVTLKNQFVKGDTPTEDEMKAIQDFIFHSYDSLSWLKEHKVPVIGIGGTARNLATVHQETIDYPLAGLHEYRMTFQDVKEIREELWDMSNKKREKQDGLSKDRSDIIVPAISAIEELMDYVSHDEYIVSHRGLRDGLFYEHLLKNIDVTHFPNVIEESFYSLTKQFQLDEQVHRHLSILSAYLIQDLVNEGLTDDLDLHDRKLMQWGATVYYIGEAIHPEAKAQHSFYMLTNQAIDGLTHGERMAVAFIASFKSRSTLKQFAAPFGDLVSKDHLKTYELLGSILKLCYALNISKLGSVEKVEAIKTDKKNLQLIVVTNGPAYFEDYQANKYKKHLEKILKLSIHITIHNTGSTAYER is encoded by the coding sequence TTGGATAGACAGGCAATTGGCATCATAGATATTGGTTCGAACTCCATCAGATTTGTGATTTATGAAGTAGATGAAGATGCATGTTTCAAAGAGACACAAAACTTGAAGGTTTCTGCCCGTCTCAGCAGTTATATCGATGACACTGGCGAAATGTCCTCAGAGGGCATTGAGATGATCCTTCATACCCTTGATGAATTCAATCGAGCATCGACAGGTTACAATCTCACAGAAGTGAGAGCTGTCGCCACTGCAGCCGTCCGAAATGCCATCAACCAGGATGAAATCCTTGAAGCTGTGAATACTAAGGGGGCTTTTTCAATAGAGGTTCTCAGTGATTATCAAGAAGCCTACTATGGCTATCTCGCTGTAACAAATTCCACCACCTTAACCGAAGGAATCACCATCGATATCGGGGGCGGCAGTACGGAAATCACCTACTTTAAAGACCGGGAACTGAAACAGTACCACAGTTTTCCGTTTGGCGCTGTGACGTTGAAAAATCAGTTCGTTAAAGGCGATACCCCCACTGAAGATGAAATGAAAGCCATTCAGGATTTCATTTTTCACTCCTATGACTCTCTCTCCTGGTTGAAAGAACACAAAGTCCCGGTAATTGGAATCGGTGGTACAGCTCGAAATCTGGCAACCGTTCATCAGGAAACCATCGATTATCCTCTGGCAGGACTTCATGAATATCGTATGACTTTCCAGGACGTCAAAGAGATCCGTGAAGAACTGTGGGATATGTCTAATAAAAAACGGGAGAAACAGGACGGTCTGTCCAAAGATCGCTCAGATATTATCGTCCCTGCAATTTCTGCCATCGAGGAGCTGATGGACTATGTATCTCACGACGAATATATTGTCAGTCACCGGGGACTGAGAGACGGTCTTTTTTATGAGCATCTGTTAAAGAACATAGATGTAACCCATTTTCCAAATGTTATTGAAGAGAGCTTTTATTCCCTGACAAAACAATTTCAACTTGATGAACAGGTTCATCGGCATCTTTCTATTTTAAGTGCCTATCTCATTCAGGATCTCGTCAATGAGGGGCTTACAGACGATCTTGATTTGCACGACCGCAAACTGATGCAATGGGGTGCTACTGTATACTATATTGGAGAAGCCATTCACCCCGAAGCAAAAGCCCAGCATAGTTTTTATATGTTAACAAACCAGGCGATTGATGGCCTGACTCATGGCGAACGAATGGCAGTTGCTTTCATCGCATCTTTTAAATCCCGGTCCACCTTAAAACAATTTGCCGCTCCTTTCGGTGACTTGGTTTCGAAAGATCATTTAAAAACCTACGAGCTGCTCGGCAGCATCCTGAAACTATGTTATGCATTGAATATTTCAAAACTTGGATCCGTTGAGAAAGTAGAAGCAATAAAAACCGACAAGAAAAACCTGCAGTTAATTGTTGTCACTAATGGTCCTGCTTATTTTGAAGATTATCAGGCAAACAAATATAAAAAACACCTCGAAAAAATATTGAAATTATCTATTCACATTACTATTCATAACACGGGAAGTACAGCTTATGAAAGATAA